The genomic segment cacaataactaataacacaccaattattgtatttttattttctatattgaatacattatttaaacattcacagtgtaagttagaaaaagtatgtgaacccccgagctgactcctgagtcaggagtcagctaacctggagtccaatcaatgagacgagattggagatattgtttagagctgccctgccctataaaaaacactcacaaaatttgagtttgctattcacaagaagcattgcctgatgtgaaccatgtctTGAACAAatgagatctcagaagacctaagattatgAATTGTTGACTTACAGCTGGAAAGGTTTAcacaagtatctctaaaagccttgatgtccatggtaagacaaattgtatataaatggagaaagttcagcactgttgctactctccctaggagtggcagtcctgcaaagatgactgcaagagcacagagcagaatacTCAATGAGGTTAATAAGAATCGTAGAGTGACtctaaacactaaacaagaatggtgctcatgggaggacaccacggaagaagccattgctgtcaacaaaaaaaaaacattgctgcacgtctgaagttcgcaaaagagcacctggttGTTTCACAGCGCTACTGgaaaaaatattctgtggaccgatgaaactaaagttgagttgtttggaaggaacacacaacactatgtgagGAGAAAAataaggcacagcacaccaacgtGAAAACCTCATCCCAGCTATAAAGTGGTGGATGGAGAATCATGGTTTGGACAgtttgctatcatcgacggaaaaatgaattcccaagtttatcaagacatttagCAGGaaaatgtaaggctatctgtccgccaattgaagctcggtgatgcaacaggacattCACCCAAAACACAGATGTAAAtaaacaacagaatggcttcaacagaagaaaatacgccttctggagagtcctgacctcaacccgattgagatgctgtggcatgacctcaagagtacggttcacaccagacatcccaagaatattgctgaactgaaacagttttgtaaagaggaatggtccaatattcctcctgaccgttgttcaggtctgatccgcaactacagaaaaagtttggttgaggttattactgccaaaggagggtcaaccagttattaaatccaagggttcacaaaCTTTTTCCACCCTggactgtgaatgtttacacagtgtgttcaattaAGACAtgatataattgtttgtgttttattagtttaagcagactgtgtgtgtctattgttgtgacttagatgaagataagatcaaatttgatgaccaatttgtGCAGAActacaggtaattccaaagggttcacatactttttcttgccactgtacctATCCATTTAGTACAATCAAGGTATGCCAATTCACATCTATTTATAAAGAAATACAACAAATCACAAGTTTGTTGTATTGAATGAAGAACACATAGTTGTTAAAGAACTCTGTTTGGGGCCGAGAAATTCAATGGCAGTACAGTACTCCCCTGGAAAAGCAAATGCCTTTTGTATGTTTGTCAGTTTCCCAGCACATGTAAGGATGTTTAGTTTTAAGTGTGgtagaaataaaacataaaataagTTAACTTGATATTACAATCTTAGTTTAGAAACAAACATTCGAAAAGTGCAGCAAGCATTTTGTGATGAGTTTTACTTCCACATATAAACTGGAGTTTGGGTCATTTAGTCAGCTGTGAACATTACAGTTGTGTGTATTTATACTATGACATAGAATCAGTAGTGTAAAAGGCAATGGCAAGCATTATACTAAGTAAAAACACAGTGACCCTCAACTACAGCCTATCTATCATTCAGTAGTATACAATCAGAACAAATCTATCTTGTTTGCTGCTGCTGGCTAAAAATATTAATTTCCAAAGGAATCAAGTCAAAGGCTCTGAAGTCTATGTTCACAGATAGTTCTGAATATGTTCACAAATCCGAGGAACCCATTTTATGTAGCAAATTAACAACTGGCAAGAAGCAGAATATGGAAGACCAGTGCTTTTTCAAATTCTCGTAAGGAACACACAAAGCGTTAAGCGTTCCAAAATACATTAAGAGATAATATTAATTaataacacggaacccaaaccggctgcgccattgtgcatacatttattttgcccccccacaccaaacgcgatcacgacacgcaggttaaaatatcaaaacaaactctgaaccaattatattaatttggggacaggtcgaaaagcattaaacatgtatggcaatttagctagttagcttgcacttgctagctaacgttaatttgtcctatttagctagcttgctgttgctagctaatttgtcctgggatataaacattgagttgttattttacctgaaatgcacaaggacctctactccaataattaatccacacataaaacggccaaccgaatcgtttctagtcatctctcctccttccaggctttctcatctttgaacttatatggtgatcgcatctaaactttcattgtattaccaTGACAACCGGCAAcaaagttcgtctttcaatcacccacgcgggtataaccaatgaggagatggcagaggcaggactttcagcgcgatctgcgtcagaaataggaatgacttctattttagacagcccttggcaacgcagacactcgttggggcgcgcgagcagtgtgggtgcaataattgaataaaatTGATTTCTAAATTGATTTTACGACGCTcgcgcacgcgacgtgtccggtcAGCATGTAAGGAACACATTTCTCCCTATAAGGCACAGTGATACACAGTAAATCTCAGGTCAAAACCAAAATACTGCCAATGTTGAAAAGTTACAGAAAAGGCACAAACAGTTCCTTAGGGAATATGAAGTCCGTTTCAAAACGTGATACTGTTGGCATTAGCTTGTACTTGACGTCTTAGTagaaaaagagaagaaaaacaTTTGCAAGTGGCCCATGCATCAAAACGCAGGCAATTCCACTTAGCAGTAAAGAAATGTATATGAGTCTCAGGTGACCAAAGACCAGACAAGGGGCTCCACTAAAAGGAACGGACCATGTCATCATACAGTGACAGAATATACAAAAAGAAACATACTTCAGAAGGCAAAAAGAGTTTAAGACTTCCCAGAGAGAATGTTGGAAGATTTGTCAGGCCATTCTTCGATTGGACTGATCTCGATGGGGTCGAACTGGGGGAAGACCACGAAACACAGCCTCTGTGCCACGTAGGTTGCTGACTCTGTGAGAAAACAGGGCCCACTTTTAGCATCACATCAAGGTGTCTGACCAGACAACTAAAATATGATTCCTTTTAAATGCCATATATCTGGGTCTACTGAAATAAAGAATGGTTTGATACTtgtcatatacagtatacagggttTAGGGATGTTGGATACTATTAAACACTTGGTTGAATTTGAATTCAGAAATTCAGACACGTTTGGGGAAAAGTAAGAGCCCGTGATTATTAAGACAAACATGCATTTGCAGGATTGAAGAGGACACCCACCTATGAAGTCATAGATACACTTTGGCTTGGACTTCCAGTGCACCCCCAGGAAATAGACTGGTACACCAGTGAGCATGATGACCAGCCCAACACCACACACCACTGGCTCAGAGTACAGACTGAAGCCCAGCAACATGGCCCAGAACATCAGGTAGGTGACAGGGACAAGGAGGTTTACCTGATGAGCAGGGATGAGAACAGATTCATTTTTATAATGGAGAGAGTGTCACGTGCCGCTCCACCTTTCAATGAATAAGTAGGTGAGAACAGGTTCAATGTATTGCTGTAGTTTGCTCTTATTTGTCAATTACTGTGTCAATCATTTAACTGACATCTTGCTATATAAAAACAGTTGTAAACTTTACAGAAATGTCAGAGGGGCCATGATTGAACCATGAGCGGAGTAATAATACCTTAATTGGTCTGTAAAGTTTGGGCTTCTTCCATCGGTAGTAGAGCAGGCCTGCGATGGTGACTCCATAGGAGAGGTAGTTGATGAAGGACACATAGTTGATCAGGTTGTGTGTCTCTCCTATACACAGGATTACAATGGTGGCAGTACACtgcaagacaaagagagagagaaagggagtgagagagataaatagacaagagacagacagggggaaggaggagagagaagagaggtgaggacaACTGATAAATACCTGAGTGAGGTATGGAATACAGAGGAAGCCTACCGTAGACAGTGGTTAAGGGATGTAACAGCGGCATTGAGTTGGCCAGTGAGTGTGCACTAGaaatagtagaatagaatagtagAAATTAAGTATTTGTTTCTTACACAGCAGAGGAGAGCTGGGATGGGGGTGCAGTTCTTAAAGTGGATCATGGCCAGCAAGCTGGGTAGATGTCCCTCTCTGGCCCCAGAGAAACACAATCTAGAAAGACCCATAAAAATATAGAGGACGTAAAGACCCATGTACAATCATTTAACGAACTTTAAAAACATGCATGCACCTCCGTTTCCAGGACGTATCTCAATCCAAAGGCAGCATCCTTGTGGATTGTGACACAGCCTAGAGGACATTCCCAGGGTTGAGCTCCtcaactctattccacatcaggtaacacATCaggtatccaagatggcgtagcagtcagacatctttgtcttgtctcgtcccatgtgcatatatatttttcttcgcatctttttaatatttttcctaaacctcaacttcaaaatactctcctgcaacctgcctcacccaatgtggtgtggatctgtttttgttttttcctaaagtatttctatttacctcTGAACTAGaatacctcaactgaagctagctagctaactagctaccagctatcagtcagctaaccactgctagcggtcatcagctaacctttagctcggaaagctctcgccagttcgtacaacgcgtttcaaaccagagcataccggacctatttttctctccataccaCTGATTTCCTTCCAcaaactctgaaccttttcatctggatcatcacagctagctaaccgcaacccgggTTGACTACTACTGGCTAAAGTTTTTGTCCCGGAGCTAGCACCAACTAGCCTGGGGCTAGCCCATGCTAGACCCATCTCCCGgctcactcctgggctacaatatccggaccccttctactgccggtacggggcacggaaccccaCCGTtcctctacgactggaatacTGACATAATCTTCCcgaggattccaacaggcccctcaaGCGCAACGtccgctgaaggcccattctgctaacctgCTAGGCCTGCttgctacctagagctacttggaaccctactaactccacgactggtctatcgacgtcactgTAAgcagaggcaaaaacagacttacccccatcgcgacgtcccccaaaggctaacctCCTAGCCCCGGTcaactaactgctagcttgcctgccccggtctgctaactgctagcccctgctaactgTTTGCTTGCTAAACCAGTCTGCAAACTGCTAGCTTTCCAGAcccagtctgctaactgctagcttgtttagccccggcctgctaactgtctgaatcgccgtgtccccagtcagcccaaccactcactggacccatatgttcacttggctacgcatgcctctctctaatatcaatatgcctcgtccattactgtcctggttagtgattactgtcttatttcactgtagagcctctagccctgctcaatatgccttaaccaaccatgttgtcacacctcctacatatgcgatggcatcacctggtttaaacgtctctagagactatatctctctctcatcattactcaatgcctaggtttacctccaatgtactcacatcctaccatatctttgtctgtacactatgccttgaatctatgctatcgtgcccagaaacctgctccttttactctctgttccgaacgtgctagacggccagtttgtatagcatttagccgtacccttatcctacttctcctctggtgatgtagaggttaatacaggtcctgcagtgcctagctccactcccactccccaggtgctctcatttgttgacgtctgtaaccgtaaaagccttggtttcatgcatgttaacattagaagcctactccctaagtttattttactcactgctttagcacactctgctaaaccggatgtcttagccgtgtctgaatcctggcttaggaaaaccaccaaaaaatctccatcgctaactaacattttccaccaagatagaactgccaaagggggcggtgtcgcaatctactgcaaagatagcctgcagagttctgtattactatccaagtctgtacccaaacaattcgagcttctacttctaaaaattcacctttccagaaacaagtctctcactgttgccgtttgctatagacctccctctgcccccagctgtgccctcgataccatatgtgaattgattgccccccatgtatcttctgagctcgtgctactaggtgacgtaaacatgcttaacaccccggccatcctacaatccaagcttgatgccctcaatctcacacaaattatcaatgaacctaccaagtacaactccaaatccgtaaacacgggcaccctcatagatgtcatcctaactaactcgccctccaaatacacctctgctgttttcaatcaaaatctcagcgatcactgcctcactgactgcatccgtaatgggtctgcgaccaaacgaccacccctcatcactgtcaaacgctctctaaaacacttctgcgagcaggcctttctaatcgacctggctggggtatcctggaatgacattgacctcatcccgtcagtagatgatgcctggctattctttaaaagtgccttcctcaccatcttaaataagcatgccccattcatgCCCCATGCCCCAAAAACATACTggggcgttctgcattagcatcgaacagcccccgtgatatgcaacttttcaaggaagttaggaacaaatatacacaggcagttaggaaagctaaggctttttcaaacagaaatttgcatcctgtagtactaactcaaaaaagttttggtacactgtaaagtccatggagaataagagcacctcctcccagctgcccactgctctgaggctaggaaacactgtcaccactgataaatccactataattgatcatttcaataagcatttctccacagctggccatgctttccacctggctaccccggtcaactgcccggcaccctccacagcaacccgccaaagcccccaccatttctcctttacccaaatccagatagctgatgttctaaaatagctgcaaaatctggacccctacaaatcagccgggctaggcaatctggaccctctctttctaaaaattacctgccaaattgttgcaacccctattactggcctgttcaacctctttcgtattgtctgagattcccaaagattggaaagctgccgcggtcatccccctcttcaaagagggagacactagacccaaacagacctatatctatcctaccctgtctttctaaggtcttcgaaagccaaaacagattaccgaccatttcgaatcccaccgtaccttctccgctatgcaatctcgtttcagagctggtcatgggtgcacctcagccccgctcaaggtcctaaacgacatcattactgtgcagccatattcatcgacctggccaaggctttcgactctgtcaatcaccacattcttattgacagactcgacagccttggtttctcaaatgattgcctcgcctggtttaccaactacttctctgatagagttcagtgtgtcaaatcggagggcctgttgtccagacctctggcagtctctatggggttgccacagggttcagtcctcgggccgactctcttctctgtatacatcaatgttctcattccagactcacattcagcatctccaatccaaaattaaatctagaattatAACTATATCGCAACaaatcatccttcactcatgctgccaaacatacccttgtaaaactgaccatcctaccgatccttgacttcggtgatgtcatctataaaatagcttccaacactctactcaacaaactggatgcagtctatcacagtgccatccgttttgtcaccaaagccccatacactacccactattgcgacctgtacgctctcgttggttggccctcgcttcatactcgtctccAAACCCACTGACTACAGGTTATCTTACAAGTCTCTGCTtgataaagccccgccttatctcagctcactggtcaccatactAGCACCCACTcgcagcacacgctccagcaggtatatctcactggtcacccccaaagataattcttcctttggtcgtctttccttccagttctctgctgccaatgactggaacgaactgcaaaaaatctctgaagctggagactcatatctccctcactagctttatgcgccagctgtcagagcagctcacagatcactgcacctgtacatagcccatctatctacctacctcatccccacactgtatttatttatcttgctcctttgcaccccagtatcactacctgcacattcatcttctgcacatctaccattccagtgttttaattgctatattgtaattacttcgccaccatggcctatttattgccttaactcccttatcttacctcatttacactcactgtataaagactttttgttttcttttgttctactgtattattgactgttttgtttatcccatgtgttgttgtatgtgtcaaagtgctatgctttatcttggccaggtcgcagttgcaaatgagaacttgttctcaactagcctacctggttaaataaaggtggaacatttaaaaaaagaaatgtaagcagtagaatcagatgttTCTTTTTtaagataaaaatacaccttattgaACAGCAGGGATAACacaagcaacacaaacataggcacagacacatgcatacacacacatacacgtggaTTTTGTGTTGTGGTTTTGGAGTAGGAgcccgagggcacacagtgtgttgtgaaatctgttataaatgtattgtaattagctgccttggcagcagctaatggggatccaaaataaatacaaataccttgAGGAGGTGAAGAGGTAGCCGTTGATGCCTCCGAACGTGGACAAGGCTACCGAGATGGGCATAATGACAGAGAACATCCCCAGGAGCTTCTCTCCAAACGTCTGCAGCAGCACAAGGTTTATACATTTAGGACAAAAAACAAGCCTTGAATAGAGAaagtatttttaataaattaatgGCATCTTTATGTGAACATGCGTTGTGTTGAACATTCATTAAAGGTCAATACATCAAATAATGACACCATTAAAGTACAGTACTCCAGGCAATATTTGTCGTGTTGTAAAGCAAAGCGAACAGCGTTACTCACGACGGCCACAGCGTTGGAAGAGAGCAGCTCCTCGGGTGACATGGCGGAGAAGTAGGCGATGTTGGTGAGCGTGTACACAAAGGTCACCAATGGAATTGAGATGTAAATGGCACGAGGTAGGTTCCTGATGAGGTAATCCACATGGTACAAAGCCTACTGATGAGTTCATCCACAAACTACTGATGAGTTCATCCACAAGGTACACAAACTACTGATGAGTTCATCCACAAGGTACAAAAACTACTGATGAGGTAATCCACAAGGTACATAACCTACTGATGAGGTAATCCACACGGTATAAAAACTACTGATAAAGACATCCACAAGGTACACAAAGTACTGATGAGGTAATCCACATAGCATACAAACCATGCAATCAACACAGTCTCATAAATCATGCATTGTTGGGGAAGTAAGAAGGCAGCTGACATgcaatatacattatatatacacaaaagtatgtggacaccccttcaaatgattggatttggctatttcagccacacccgtttctgCCCTGCcctagcttcatgaaatgggtttccatggccgagcagcctaagatcaccatgcgcaatgccaagcgtcggctggagtggtgtaaagctcgctgccattggactctggagcagtggaaacacgttctctggagtgatgaatcatgctccaccatctggcagtccgacagctgaatctgggtttgacggatgccaggagaacgctacctgccccgaagcaggacaactgtaaagtttggtggaggaggaataatggcctggggctgtttttcattgtttgattaggccccttacttccagtgaaggaaaatctaaacactacagcatacaatagcattctagatgattctgtgcaacattttggtgaaggccctttcctgtttcagcataaaatttcccctgtgcacaaagcgaggttcatacagaaatggtttgatcggtgtggaagaacctgAATGGTCTGCAATTGACtgggctgaatggaagcaagtcaccacaacaatgttccaacatctagtggaaagccttcccagaagagtggaggatgttatagcagcaaagaggataccaactccataataatggccatgattttgtaatgagtgGTTCGACGAGCAAGTGCcgacatacttttgatcatgtagtgtactttatcttgtgtatataaaaaaatataactctttatatatatttattttgcatTATATCACTTACATTTCTTATCACTATTTTAATTGATATACCACTGCAAGATCACAACATACAACTGTGCATCGCCCCACAATGCTTGCTTTCATGCCGGACTGGTTATACAGTACACAGCATTGGATAGATAATTGCgaataaaatagaatagaatgCAAAGTAAAATAATGTTTGGTGAACCAGAAGCTCACCTTCGCGGTTCAACCACTTCCTCTGTGACATAGTTCAGGAAGTTCCATCCACTGAAGGCGAAAGAGGCCTGGAGGAAAGCCAGAGCGATCTGCCCAACTGAGGGAGTCCTGCTGAACTCAAAAGCCACATGAGGCGTCAGTCCCTCGTAGTTGCCTGAAGGGATACAAATTCACCATCAATGTCGAGGTGATGTTTTAGGGAATTAGCATGATAGCCTCTTTGATCAATAAAAACGGGTAAATATTACAGACGTGCAAGTTCCTATTGGTTTGTTGAAGGTGCTATTAACCTTCGGCACCTGGATCATGTTCAGTAGGCATATAATGGAAGAAAGCAGTCCGAAACTGGGAGGTATTATCTGAACTTGCTAAATAAGAAACCCTCATTTTCGCTTTCAGTCACAAAACGTCTTGCTACAGTGTGCATTAATGAAGATAATTCTATAGAGAAGGTGAGTGTGTGTCTCACCCTTGCAGATCTGCACCAGGCCGACCACTATGATGAGACCCAGGGCCGCCAGCTTCCCCACCGTGAACACATCCTGGATCCTGGTGGCCAGACGCACACTAGAGCAGTTCACCCAGGTCAGGAACActgcaaacacacatgcacacacaatacTTTTAAGCGTTTCATTGAGAAAACAAAATACTATTTAAACCCTAAACCCAAGTTATGTACAATCCTAGAGGTGGGCACATTGTTTCACCTCATCCATCACTGTCATTggctcgcctctctctctcatggtggCCTGGCTCTCCCAGACAAAGGGGAGCTGTCAAGGCCACCAAAACAAACCGCTTCCAACGCAACAGAACAAAATCCAGAAAGGAAAGGTGGGCAGGTCCCTCCAGGTCATTGGCATCCAGTTCCCCAAAAACAAGTGTGAATAATGTCCTCTAAAAGCAGGGATTACACGCGAAAAAAAACCTGTTGTTTCACCTCATGGGTCATAACGCTGTTGGCTTGTTGGCTTTTCTGCGGCTCACTCATAGTACATTTTGCTCACTCATGGTACaatggggtttgtgtgtgttttttttctctactTAAGAGGGTTCATTGGAGGTACAGTGCAGGTACTCTTGGGCTTGGTTCCAAGTAATTAGTAATAGTAGCACGACCACATGGTCAATAGAGTGAGGGATGCAACCCAGTGAAAAGCAACACACAAATCACAGGCGACAAAATTGGCTCTAACTTCAACAAATGGGACAGACACTGTACTTGACATTGAAACTGAGGCCTAGGTTCAATCAGATCAAGTGCTACCCAGCAAAAGCAGACACCTGCTtgcgttagaagttcagaacgagaaagtgtaggctatatagaaataataatTGAACTAAATAATGAGAGTTTCTATAGTGTTAATGAAGGTGTAGATttcatctcacattccagtgttccagcTTGTACACatggctgcatgggatttctgttAACGCGACTCCATTTTTGGTATAATGCTAGGAGCCaattgtggatttgacagctctaacgcagttccacctccgacactgCCAAAGCAACTGCTATGCCGATGTCTGCTAAAgtggatctgattgaatagagccctaagtaCAAGTTTCCTCAGGTTTACAGAACTGGCTGCAGTGATGTCATTCTGACGTCTTTATGGCATGACGGTCAGGttggttgtaaaaaaaaattgatatCTTTTAAGCGAACCAATAAATAAGTCTACAACCAGATAAAAATCTAATATTCTGGAAAAAGAACTGAAAAAGAATTAGGAACCAGAAAGTTAGGTCACCCTGACATCCCATGGCCTAATTTGACCACAGGAATCGTTTGTCCATTGGGATGATTCCCTACATCCTTCAGAAACTCTACACTTCATCGGTCTTTGTTTCCCTAACTTCACTGCCCACTCCTTCCTCCTGTCCCTCCCTTCCAATTTCTATTTGACACACCTATGCATTGTTTTTATATTCCTGTCTCCAACTCTGAAAGTTTTAAAAGACTTCCAGGCAATGGTTATGCAAGAGATATTTCACTCTGTTGTACCAGATAAACTTGAGGtcgaaagaaacgcacacctgtttaggcgaggtgctggctagcggagtagaacacttgaaaaagGGAAGGAGAGGCACGCCCTCTAGGAGCTCAGGTGCAGTCATTTaataaccaacgtttcgacagacaaactgtcttcatcagggtatattaACAAACACTGCACgtcactagtttatatagtgtcaaaggacacacagaggtgtctgtaatcatggcccgGGTGTGGcttgatatcattggttaatttacAGATATAAATAGAacatataaaaaacagaaatggatAGCATatgatcatagatacaatttggctGCATAAGCCTGCAAAGATTTACATTGAATAGTAATGAATATAACATGAAtagcttcagatcaaagtctaccttgagaccgaagggagcaagggtctttaaatt from the Oncorhynchus kisutch isolate 150728-3 linkage group LG4, Okis_V2, whole genome shotgun sequence genome contains:
- the LOC109888904 gene encoding asc-type amino acid transporter 1-like, which translates into the protein MVADMDGEKRKRSICSRQEPAAALKILKDGNNKRDEIPDRVTLKKEIGLLSACTIIIGNIIGSGIFISPKGVLEHSGSVGLALIVWVLGGCIAALGSLCYAELGVTIPKSGGDYSYVTEIFGGLVGFLLLWSAVLIMYPTTLAVIALTFSNYVLQPVFPDCVPPYMATRLLSTVCLLFLTWVNCSSVRLATRIQDVFTVGKLAALGLIIVVGLVQICKGNYEGLTPHVAFEFSRTPSVGQIALAFLQASFAFSGWNFLNYVTEEVVEPRRNLPRAIYISIPLVTFVYTLTNIAYFSAMSPEELLSSNAVAVTFGEKLLGMFSVIMPISVALSTFGGINGYLFTSSRLCFSGAREGHLPSLLAMIHFKNCTPIPALLCCCTATIVILCIGETHNLINYVSFINYLSYGVTIAGLLYYRWKKPKLYRPIKVNLLVPVTYLMFWAMLLGFSLYSEPVVCGVGLVIMLTGVPVYFLGVHWKSKPKCIYDFIESATYVAQRLCFVVFPQFDPIEISPIEEWPDKSSNILSGKS